A genomic region of Miscanthus floridulus cultivar M001 chromosome 3, ASM1932011v1, whole genome shotgun sequence contains the following coding sequences:
- the LOC136545360 gene encoding uncharacterized protein, whose translation MDCPKTRDAEAVAGLPDDPLVEILSRVPVKSLCRCKCVSKAWLDLITDPLNRKKLPQTLEGFFFVVDSDRDDGDGEDSKSDGGGDDSDSDDGDGEDSKSDGGGDNSDSDDGDGEDSRSDGGDDSNNLRRQVCVHFIDVFGRPSRPVDHYFPFLTELPGIEEIMLLDGCSGLLLLFGCSQGSGKSFNKSYYIVSNPATEQWVAVPGPDTEWLYSSFYLVFDRLPLPTSIWSRTRIAVHIYSSNSGVWSPVGIDWGDLRIEHGLHRASAYANGMVYVVLYEGLNQILVMDVEGNTRKTIHVPLQEGYEFRLCYDYVGQSQGHLHLIYHAYLDLDCDEIPPENQSYELFIWVLEDYDTEEWVLKDTVSSLKLFGSMSPGTTNDFEVVAVHPDHNLVFLIQHYKDELISYNMDSKVLCRLCTLDPGYVPIFPYVPYFSELPALENKH comes from the coding sequence ATGGACTGCCCCAAGACGCGCGACGCGGAGGCGGTCGCCGGGCTCCCCGACGACCCCCTCGTGGAGATCCTCTCCCGCGTCCCCGTCAAGTCCCTCTGCCGCTGCAAGTGCGTCTCCAAGGCCTGGCTCGACCTCATCACTGACCCCCTCAACCGCAAGAAGCTACCCCAGACCCTAGAAGGGTTCTTCTTCGTTGTCGACAGCGACAGGGATGATGGAGATGGTGAAGACAGCAAGAGTGATGGAGGTGGCGACGACAGCGACagtgatgatggagatggtgaAGACAGCAAGAGTGATGGAGGTGGCGACAACAGCGACagtgatgatggagatggtgaAGACAGCAGGAGTGATGGAGGCGACGACAGCAACAACTTGCGACGCCAAGTCTGTGTGCATTTCATCGACGTGTTTGGGAGACCCTCGCGTCCTGTGGACCATTACTTCCCCTTCCTGACTGAGCTGCCTGGGATTGAGGAAATCATGCTCTTGGATGGCTGcagtggcctcctcctcctctttggCTGTAGCCAGGGATCAGGCAAATCATTTAACAAGAGCTATTATATCGTGTCCAACCCTGCGACTGAGCAATGGGTCGCTGTGCCCGGCCCTGACACGGAGTGGCTTTACTCGTCCTTCTATTTGGTTTTCGATCGGCTGCCTCTTCCCACTTCCATTTGGTCGAGAACACGGATAGCAGTGCACATCTACTCGTCTAACTCTGGGGTGTGGAGTCCTGTCGGAATAGACTGGGGTGACCTTCGCATAGAACATGGCTTGCACAGAGCCAGCGCGTATGCTAATGGCATGGTGTATGTGGTCTTGTATGAGGGACTGAATCAGATACTTGTGATGGATGTGGAAGGCAACACAAGGAAGACCATCCATGTTCCCTTACAGGAGGGCTATGAGTTCAGGCTGTGTTATGATTATGTTGGTCAATCCCAAGGGCATTTGCATTTGATTTACCATGCTTACCTTGACCTGGATTGTGATGAAATCCCCCCAGAAAATCAGAGTTATGAATTGTTCATATGGGTTCTTGAGGATTACGATACAGAAGAATGGGTCCTGAAGGACACTGTAAGCTCTTTGAAGCTGTTTGGATCGATGAGTCCCGGAACGACCAATGACTTCGAAGTGGTTGCAGTTCATCCAGATCACAATTTGGTATTTCTTATTCAGCACTATAAAGATGAGCTTATATCATATAACATGGACAGCAAGGTACTTTGTCGTCTCTGCACTCTTGATCCTGGCTATGTGCCCATCTTTCCATATGTGCCCTACTTCTCAGAGTTGCCAGCGCTTGAAAATAAGCACTGA